From the genome of Papaver somniferum cultivar HN1 chromosome 2, ASM357369v1, whole genome shotgun sequence, one region includes:
- the LOC113351749 gene encoding zinc-finger homeodomain protein 10-like has product MEGSRNKEIYGECQKNHSAKLGTDTRDGCGEYMADDTTPRGLYCDACGCHRNFHKKILALVGNEDGDELLEYEATASVGGVAYESHHQKQQEQEQQQHAATLGGSTRKDEQRHSEHQETLATTNANNNTGTRNKQGRGAASSGCRRSRFSQTQKEKLIRLGFSIGWRMPTKSSPVEHEEEIRKLCDEFGITRFVFKTWMNNQKKYHVQSSATSTPVTDPSLPPPGFS; this is encoded by the coding sequence ATGGAAGGATCAAGAAACAAGGAGATATATGGAGAATGCCAAAAGAATCACTCAGCTAAGCTAGGGACGGACACAAGAGACGGTTGTGGAGAATACATGGCAGATGATACTACTCCCCGTGGGCTGTATTGTGACGCTTGTGGATGCCACCGAAATTTCCACAAGAAGATACTGGCGCTGGTGGGTAACGAGGACGGTGATGAACTGCTTGAATATGAAGCAACTGCATCTGTTGGAGGAGTAGCATACGAGTCTCACCATCAGAAGCAACAGgagcaggagcagcagcaacatGCAGCGACATTAGGGGGGAGTACACGGAAAGATGAGCAGCGTCATAGTGAACATCAGGAGACCCTTGCAACTACTAATGCTAATAATAATACAGGTACTAGGAACAAGCAAGGTAGGGGTGCTGCAAGTAGTGGTTGCAGAAGGTCTCGATTTTCTCAGACCCAGAAAGAAAAATTGATCAGACTTGGGTTTTCTATAGGATGGCGTATGCCAACGAAATCATCACCTGTAGAACATGAAGAAGAGATAAGAAAGCTGTGTGATGAATTTGGAATCACCAGGTTTGTGTTCAAAACTTGGATGAATAACCAGAAAAAATACCATGTTCAGTCCAGCGCTACTTCAACTCCTGTCACTGATCCTTCACTTCCTCCTCCTGGCTTCTCCTAA